Part of the Deltaproteobacteria bacterium genome, GTTAACATCCTGCCCAATGTAACCTCTATTTACCGCTGGCAGGGCAAGGTGGAAAGCAGTAACGAGTTACTGCTAGTCATCAAGACTACTAATTTGCGCTATAAAGCACTTCAAGATACCATCGTAGAGCTACACCCCTACGAGACACCAGAAATCATTGCCTTAAACACCGGCAATGTTTCGGCTAAATATTGTCAGTGGGTAATTGATGAAACCTCTTCATAACAAAAGAAGCTATTTGCTATATTTAACAGACGCTCCGCTATGAATCAGGCATATACTCCAGGACTGTTGGTCACCGAGTGCACGACGATTGAAAAAATCCGCGAGCTTCCACTTCCAGGAAAAGTTTTGGTGACCGTAGGAGACAAGGTTAGCGCGACTGCTCCGGTCTTGTCTGCAGACTTACCAGGCGAACTAGATATTATAAGAGTAGCTGATTTAATGGATATTGACCCGAGTGAGGCGGTCAAGGGAATAAAGATAAGGGATGGAGATCTCGTAAAAACGGGGGATTTAATTTGTGCAACAAAAATATTCTTTGGACTCTTTGATGTTAAGCTAAAAAGCCCGACGAGTGGCACGGTTGAATTTTTTACCCCTACAAATGCTCATTTGGGAATTCGCCACCCCTCTACGCCTATTACTGTAAACGCCTATATAGATGGCATTGTAACTGACGTCGCTACTTCAAAGTCTGCAACGATAAGATCTACTGGCGCACTTATACAGGGCATTTTTGGCGTAGGTGGTGAAAAACTTGGGAGCTTATATCCCCTAAATGTTAGCGAAAGTGCAGAAGTCCTAGCTAGCGATATAGACAATGTTGGAGATGAGTTAAGAGACGCAATTCTAATTGGCGGTGCTTGTTTTTCCAAGGAAGCCCTGAAAAGCGCCGCGACCAGAAAAATTGCTGGGGTTATTACTGGCTCACTAGATGCTAGCACGTTGTGCGAATTCGTAGGGCATGACATTAGCGTCTCGATAACTGGAGATGAGGATGTCCCTTTCACATTAATAATAACCGAGGGATTTGGGCACCTGCCACTACAAAAGCGCATTTCCGAACTTGCCCACAAGCTCGCTGGCAAGCGAGCTTCCATAAACGGCGCAACTCAAGTCCGCGCTGGAGCCATGCGTCCAGAGGTCATAGTGCCTTCGGAAGATTGTCATGACACCTCCCTCCTGGGAACTCATTTTAAAACTCCGAGCAGCCAAACTAAAGGATTAGCCATCGGGAGCGACATTCGCATAATCCGAGTACCTTACTTTGGAAAACTTGCAAGAGTTACTGAGTTACCCACCTCTCCCCAAACTATTCCTACAGGGGCGACGGTAAGGGTATTAAAAGCCACACTGACAAACGGAGATGAAGTCGTCGTTCCTCGCGCTAACGTCGAATTAATCTCCGTAGCGAATTAACAACCTACCTCTCAAGCGTTTATAGCATTTGCAAAAAGGATTTTTGCAAATGGTGTAACTCACTTTCTGTGAACTGTTTACACGTTAGACACTAGCGAGCTTCGCCTTCACGCTTTCCGCTGCATTTTTAGCGCAGTCCAGCCAATTCTGTACATCTAAAATCTCCTGATCGCCCAGAGTGCTTTGCGCTTTTAATCTCGCCTCCACTCCTGCTATAGCTTCACTGCCTTCCCTAAAGGCGATTTCGTAAAACAGTCCCTTGATGGTATGTAGTGCTTTTGCCAAAAGAACCTTATCTCCCCGAATTTCTCGGCATTCGAGTTTGCTGCGAAAAGTAGGACAAGCATTGAGAAAGGATTCAAGAACACGAATCATCGTTCCAGTTTTTCCCGCACAGCGGCTTCTGAGATCATCAAC contains:
- a CDS encoding divalent-cation tolerance protein CutA; the protein is MEEQSLCVVLVTAPSIKVATNLSNELISRKLAACVNILPNVTSIYRWQGKVESSNELLLVIKTTNLRYKALQDTIVELHPYETPEIIALNTGNVSAKYCQWVIDETSS